The following is a genomic window from Bacillus sp. V2I10.
ATTATCAGCGGCTTTTCCCATTTTTCACAATAAATCTGCGGCGAGCTGCGCAAGACCTGAGCGCTCTCCCTTTACTAATCTTACATGACCCGCTATATGCTGATCCTTAAACTTCTCAACAACATAGGTTAACCCATTATTGTATTCATCAAGGTAAGGATGATCAATTTGTTCAGGATCCCCCATTAAGACAATTTTGCTTTTTTCCCCTACTCTGGTCAAAATCGTCTTAACTTCGTGTTTTGTTAAATTCTGGGCTTCATCGATAATAATGAACTGCTCAGGGATGCTTCTTCCCCGAATATACGTGAGGGCCTCTACTTCAATTGATCCCATGCCTGCTAAAATGGCATCCAGCTCACCAGGTTTTTTCGCATTAAAAAGATATTCTAGATTATCATAAATCGGCTGCATCCAAGGCCTTAATTTTTCCTGTTTTTCACCAGGCAGATAGCCAATATCCTTCCCAACAGGAACAATTGGCCTTGCAACGAGCAATTTTTTAAAAGTGCCTAAATCTTCTGTCTGCATCAGACCTGCAGCTAAAGCGAGCAGCGTTTTCCCGGTGCCTGCTTTTCCAATTAATGTGACAAGAGGCATGTCATTTCTGAGAAGCAGCTCCATCGCCATCGTCTGCTGAACATTTCTTGGCCGAATCCCCCATATGTGATCGTGATCAAAAACGAGTCTTTTTACCTTTTTCCCGGTTTTATCCACGGTTCCTATCGCAGAAGCAGAGCCGCCAAGCGAATTTTTCATAATGACAAATTGATTCGGATAAAATGGATGATTTGTCACCTCAGACAAAATCAATTCATTTTTCTCATAAAATCGATTCATATCATCACCGCTTATATACAAATCAAGATATCCCGTATAGATTCTGTCAATTTCAACGACCCTGTCACTAAGAAAATCCTCTGCAAGCAGTCCGATTGCATCAGCTTTTACCCTGACCAGCGTATCTTTGCTCACTAAAATGACAGGTCTTCCGTTTTCCGCTGTTTCCTCTTCAATTGAAAGATTTTTCGCTACTGCAAGAATGCGATTATCATTTGTTTTTTCTATAAAAATCTCCTGAAGTTCATGAAAAGAGCGATGATTCAGCTCAATCCTTAAAAAACCGCCGCTTGGCAAAGGGATTTTTTCATGAAGCTTTCCAATCAGCCTTAGGCCATCAATCAGTTTGGAAACATGTCTTGCATTTCGT
Proteins encoded in this region:
- a CDS encoding PhoH family protein, with protein sequence MSKIYVLDTNVLLQDPNSIFSFEENEVVIPAVVLEEVDSKKRYMDEIGRNARHVSKLIDGLRLIGKLHEKIPLPSGGFLRIELNHRSFHELQEIFIEKTNDNRILAVAKNLSIEEETAENGRPVILVSKDTLVRVKADAIGLLAEDFLSDRVVEIDRIYTGYLDLYISGDDMNRFYEKNELILSEVTNHPFYPNQFVIMKNSLGGSASAIGTVDKTGKKVKRLVFDHDHIWGIRPRNVQQTMAMELLLRNDMPLVTLIGKAGTGKTLLALAAGLMQTEDLGTFKKLLVARPIVPVGKDIGYLPGEKQEKLRPWMQPIYDNLEYLFNAKKPGELDAILAGMGSIEVEALTYIRGRSIPEQFIIIDEAQNLTKHEVKTILTRVGEKSKIVLMGDPEQIDHPYLDEYNNGLTYVVEKFKDQHIAGHVRLVKGERSGLAQLAADLL